The following are encoded together in the Strongyloides ratti genome assembly S_ratti_ED321, chromosome : 2 genome:
- a CDS encoding FK506-binding protein 59 — MAETDFIDITPDQDGGILKKIIRTGKSPTMANKGDTVYVHYVGTLLENGKKFDSSRDRGEEFSFTLGSGQVIKGWDIGVATMKVGEKAILRCRHDYAYGEHGSGSSIPPNATLDFEVEFLRFTGEDISPQRDGSITKSIIVEGEKYQTPAEYAEISAHIVGHYNGEVFYEKELTYNLGEGEAYDLPSGVDVAIRRFKKGEKSRVVISGGSYTYGLHPPKEFNLPPNAKIEFEIFLKDFLPEKHSWEMTTAEKLEAALVAKEKGTKYLQKEKLSLALNLYNRCISLIENLKEVEDDLETQWKQTCMAGRLNAALVHLKNRSYAECIHQCDKVLEIDSKNVKALYRKGQAHQQRKDFDEAISVYNKVLEIEPHNTAAINNLKTCAKEKHDYAAREKQRFSKLFEKLAKPDDGEKKKKNEVTETAEEIKA, encoded by the exons ATGGCTGAAACtgattttattgatattacTCCTGATCAg GATGGTggtattttgaaaaaaattatccgTACAGGGAAGTCCCCTACAATGGCAAACAAAGGAGATACTGTATATGTTCATTATGTTGGAACATTATTGGagaatggaaaaaaatttgacTCTTCTCGTGATCGTGGAGAGGAATTTTCATTCACTTTAGGTAGTGGTCAAGTAATAAAAGGTTGGGATATTGGTGTTGCTACTATGAAGGTAGGAGAAAAAGCTATTCTTCGTTGTAGACATGATTATGCCTATGGTGAGCATGGTTCTGGATCATCAATTCCACCAAATGCAACATTAGATTTTGAGGTAGAATTCCTTCGTTTTACTGGAGAAGATATTTCTCCTCAAAGAGATGGATCAATTACCAAGTCTATAATAGTGGAAGGAGAGAAATATCAGACTCCAGCAGAGTATGCTGAGATTTCTGCTCATATAGTAGGACATTACAACGGTGAagtattttatgaaaaagaGTTAACTTATAATCTTGGTGAAGGGGAAGCATATGATTTACCTTCTGGTGTTGATGTAGCAATTAGAAGATTCAAAAAAGGTGAGAAATCAAGAGTTGTTATTTCTGGTGGCTCTTATACCTATGGTCTTCATCCACCAAAAGAATTTAATCTTCCACCAAATGCTAAAATTGAATTtgaaatctttttaaaagacTTCTTGCCTGAGAAACACTCATGGGAGATGACTACTGCTGAAAAATTAGAGGCTGCATTGGTTGCCAAAGAAAAAGGTACAAAATATCTTCAGAAAGAAAAACTTAGCCTTGCTCTTAATCTTTATAACAGGTGCATAAgtttaattgaaaatttgaAAGAAGTTGAAGATGATCTAGAAACTCAATGGAAACAAACATGTATGGCTGGTCGTTTAAATGCCGCTCTTGTTCACCTTAAGAATAGATCATATGCTGAGTGTATTCATCAATGTGACAAAGTTCTTGAAATTGATAGTAAAAATGTCAAAGCTCTTTATCGTAAAGGGCAAGCTCATCAACAACGCAAAGATTTTGATGAAGCAATCAGTGTATACAACAAAGTTCTTGAAATTGAACCTCACAATACAGCTGCAATTAATAATCTTAAAACTTGTGCAAAAGAAAAACATGATTATGCAGCAAGGGAAAAACAAagattttctaaattatttgaaaaattggCAAAACCTGACGACggagaaaagaaaaaaaagaatgaagTCACAGAGACAGCTGAAGAAATCAAAgcttaa
- a CDS encoding Desumoylating isopeptidase 2 has protein sequence MPEEQVILNIYRLDLQGIWKKAGIYHTGVEVYGREFMFGGHSENKTGITSVKPKHACEYNNIFIFKKCISMGTTKYDKKTIYRVIDQLGKQFSGVNYHLLKKNCNNFSDEFCKRIIGKGIPKKYNRIARIINAIPLFYNFFSEQRFTFRNTDISIDNISNKLNVQKNEKTTCSIIKNQTKSDENSVTKLLRKKNDKAGVLLKCKKSKFQKNKRRLLVKLQSNVSRSKIFKKEKYERLINYFKKTVNCIENNLY, from the exons ATGCCTGAAGAacaagtaattttaaatatatatagattaGATTTACAAGGTATTTGGAAAAAAGCAGGAATTTATCATACTGGAGTTGAAGTTTATGGAAgag aatttatGTTTGGTGGTCATTCAGAAAATAAGACTGGAATAACAAGTGTAAAACCAAAGCATGCATGcgaatataataatatatttatctttaagaAATGTATAAGTATGGGAACaacaaaatatgataaaaaaacaatttatagaGTAATTGACCAATTGGGAAAGCAATTCAGTGGTGTGAATTatcatttgttaaaaaaaaattgtaataatttttctgaTGAATTTTGTAAAAGAATTATTGGTAAGGGAATTCCAAAAAAGTATAATCGTATAGCTAGAATTATAAATGCTATtccattattttataactttttttctgAACAAAGATTTACTTTTCGTAATACTGATATTTCAATAGAtaatattagtaataaaCTAAATGTTCAGAAGAATGAGAAAACTACATgttctataataaaaaatcaaacaAAGTCTGATGAAAATTCTGTAACAAAACTATTacgtaaaaaaaatgataaggCAGGGGTTCTTTTgaaatgtaaaaaaagtaaatttcaaaaaaataaacgaAGACTATTAGTAAAATTACAAAGTAATGTCTCAagaagtaaaatttttaaaaaagaaaaatatgaacgacttataaattattttaaaaaaactgtaaactgtattgaaaataatttatattaa